A part of Methanohalobium evestigatum Z-7303 genomic DNA contains:
- a CDS encoding 30S ribosomal protein S13 — MANEEMKHLVRVMNTDLPGDQPVRLALTGIKGIGRRTANIVVEGSGIDPDTKIGYLSDEEIDTLNSTINNFESHLPSWMLNRQNDPYSGENKHLLGQDIFMSLREDVNTLKKTRAYRGVRHERGLKVRGQRTKSTGRGGSTIGVSKKKS; from the coding sequence ATGGCAAATGAAGAAATGAAACATCTTGTCCGTGTAATGAATACTGATTTACCTGGTGATCAGCCAGTTAGATTGGCATTGACCGGAATAAAGGGTATAGGTAGGCGAACAGCAAACATTGTTGTTGAAGGATCAGGTATTGACCCTGATACAAAAATAGGTTATCTTTCTGATGAAGAAATTGATACACTTAATTCTACAATCAACAATTTTGAATCCCACCTACCGTCATGGATGCTTAACAGGCAGAATGATCCATATTCTGGAGAAAATAAACATCTATTAGGCCAGGACATCTTCATGTCACTCAGAGAAGATGTTAACACACTCAAAAAGACCCGTGCATATCGAGGTGTAAGGCACGAAAGAGGATTGAAGGTAAGAGGTCAGAGAACCAAATCAACAGGAAGAGGCGGTTCAACAATCGGTGTTAGCAAAAAGAAGAGCTGA
- a CDS encoding RNA-guided pseudouridylation complex pseudouridine synthase subunit Cbf5 yields the protein MDLHIDTKPEIRYEIERGHVQKSKFKPFTNPNYGCPPENRPIYDHINMGVVNLDKPKGPTSHEITSWVKDILNINKAGHSGSLDPKVTGVLPIMLQKATKAIGSLRLSNKEYVCLMQLHDTVTADEIIRVCKEFEGPIFQKPPIKSAVKRKLRIRTIDYLNILEIKGSSVLLKVGCEAGTYLRKLCTDIGEAIGCGAHMQELKRTKTGPFCEDNMTTLHDLKDAYVFWKEYGTESELRKFVQPVELALTHLPSIVIRDSAVDAICRGASLAIPGIVSLNANIFNGNTVCLFTQKGEIVALCKASMDADEILETENGLAAITENVIMNAGTYPKAWNSGTS from the coding sequence ATGGATTTGCATATAGATACAAAACCTGAAATTAGGTATGAAATTGAACGCGGGCATGTTCAAAAATCCAAATTCAAACCATTTACAAATCCAAACTATGGTTGTCCGCCTGAAAACCGTCCTATATATGATCACATCAACATGGGGGTTGTAAACCTTGACAAACCCAAGGGTCCAACAAGCCATGAAATTACTTCTTGGGTCAAGGATATTTTAAATATAAACAAGGCCGGTCATTCCGGTTCACTTGACCCTAAAGTAACTGGAGTATTGCCTATAATGTTGCAGAAAGCAACAAAAGCAATAGGTTCTCTCAGGCTTTCAAATAAGGAATATGTATGTTTGATGCAATTACATGATACTGTAACAGCAGATGAAATCATTCGGGTATGTAAGGAATTTGAAGGTCCAATATTTCAAAAGCCTCCAATAAAGTCTGCAGTCAAACGTAAATTACGGATACGAACTATAGATTATCTGAATATACTGGAAATAAAAGGTTCTTCTGTGTTATTAAAAGTTGGATGTGAAGCAGGAACTTATCTTCGTAAATTATGTACAGATATAGGTGAAGCAATTGGTTGCGGTGCTCATATGCAGGAACTTAAAAGAACAAAGACAGGTCCTTTCTGTGAAGATAATATGACCACTTTGCACGATTTAAAAGATGCCTATGTCTTCTGGAAAGAATATGGTACCGAGTCAGAATTAAGAAAATTTGTACAGCCTGTGGAATTAGCTCTTACTCATCTTCCAAGTATCGTTATAAGAGATAGTGCAGTGGATGCAATTTGTAGAGGAGCTTCACTCGCAATACCGGGTATTGTGAGTCTGAATGCGAATATATTTAATGGGAACACTGTATGCCTGTTTACACAAAAAGGTGAAATTGTGGCTCTTTGTAAAGCCAGTATGGATGCTGATGAAATTCTGGAAACTGAAAATGGGTTAGCAGCTATTACCGAAAATGTAATAATGAATGCAGGTACTTATCCCAAGGCTTGGAATTCTGGAACAAGTTAA
- the cmk gene encoding (d)CMP kinase, whose product MLLTISGLPGSGTTTVSNLLSKHYNVDLISAGEVFRKLADEYGMTLEEFGNFAESEPSIDLEIDRRQQEIASEKNNCILEGRLAGYMAETDNVLKIWLKAPLDVRVERLIEREGGSFDEVFESTKKRETSENARYWDIHGIDLTDMSIYDLVIDTSRWNQIQIKDILRLSIDTLGGFS is encoded by the coding sequence ATGTTGCTGACAATCAGTGGTTTGCCTGGTAGCGGAACAACTACTGTGTCAAATCTACTGTCAAAACATTATAATGTTGATTTAATTTCTGCAGGTGAAGTATTTCGAAAACTGGCAGATGAATATGGGATGACGCTTGAGGAGTTCGGTAATTTTGCAGAATCCGAGCCCTCAATTGATCTCGAAATAGACCGACGCCAACAAGAGATAGCCAGTGAGAAAAACAATTGCATACTTGAAGGCAGACTTGCAGGATATATGGCTGAAACTGATAATGTACTTAAAATCTGGTTAAAAGCTCCACTTGATGTACGTGTTGAAAGGTTGATAGAACGTGAAGGCGGAAGTTTTGACGAAGTTTTTGAATCAACCAAAAAGCGTGAAACATCAGAAAATGCCAGATACTGGGATATACATGGTATTGACCTTACAGACATGTCCATTTACGATTTAGTGATTGACACCAGTAGATGGAATCAAATCCAGATAAAGGATATACTCAGGCTCTCGATTGATACTCTCGGCGGTTTTTCCTAA
- a CDS encoding DUF106 domain-containing protein, whose translation MAQESSNLKKNLDYFLLAIGISLMVGVIAIGSDFRQTLGEIVGILMNPLVMLVGQENFHIVLFVMAAITALYASLIQKYTIDWELMRKTQERMKAFQKEFREAQLSQNNYKIKQLEEQRSEMMGDQMEMSKQQFKPMAYISIISLPLFMWAYYYISGHTGASMVFPFIGEMELVSTIIGPIQFWILWYFITSLAISQLIRKALNIGGA comes from the coding sequence TTGGCACAGGAGTCGTCTAATTTAAAAAAGAACCTTGATTATTTCCTGCTGGCTATAGGTATTTCACTTATGGTAGGAGTCATTGCTATAGGCAGTGACTTTAGACAGACATTGGGTGAAATAGTGGGTATTTTGATGAACCCCTTAGTAATGCTTGTGGGGCAGGAAAATTTCCATATAGTGCTGTTTGTGATGGCTGCAATAACCGCACTCTACGCTTCACTTATACAGAAATATACTATTGACTGGGAACTGATGAGGAAAACTCAGGAGCGTATGAAAGCTTTCCAAAAGGAGTTTAGAGAAGCACAGTTGTCCCAGAACAACTATAAGATTAAACAGCTCGAAGAACAGCGTTCTGAAATGATGGGCGACCAGATGGAGATGTCAAAGCAACAGTTCAAACCAATGGCTTACATTAGTATCATTTCTCTTCCGCTGTTTATGTGGGCTTATTACTATATTAGTGGCCATACAGGTGCTTCAATGGTATTCCCTTTTATAGGTGAAATGGAACTTGTAAGTACTATAATAGGTCCGATTCAGTTCTGGATATTGTGGTATTTCATTACATCCCTTGCAATCAGTCAGTTAATAAGAAAAGCTTTAAACATTGGTGGAGCTTAA
- a CDS encoding adenylate kinase codes for MNIVLFGPPGAGKGTQAKELSEFYTIPHISTGDILRENVKNETELGSKAKEYMDKGELVPDEVLIGIIKNRLVEPDCENGYILDGYPRTVNQADALEDILNKLEKPLEVVLNIEVPEEELITRLSGRRICSNCGANYHLKFSPPEKDGICDVCGGKLYQRDDDKEEVIKQRLDTYNNQTAPLIDYYKRKDILVNIDGTGNVEDVFEEIRGVLDNL; via the coding sequence ATGAATATAGTACTCTTTGGACCGCCTGGTGCCGGTAAAGGCACCCAGGCTAAAGAACTTTCTGAATTTTATACTATACCCCATATATCAACCGGTGATATATTAAGGGAAAACGTTAAAAATGAAACAGAGCTTGGTAGTAAAGCAAAGGAATACATGGATAAAGGTGAACTGGTTCCTGATGAAGTTTTGATAGGTATTATCAAGAATCGTCTGGTAGAACCTGATTGTGAAAACGGATATATTCTTGATGGTTATCCACGAACTGTTAATCAGGCAGATGCACTTGAAGACATACTCAATAAACTGGAAAAACCCCTGGAAGTTGTTTTAAATATAGAGGTGCCAGAAGAAGAGCTGATAACCCGGCTTAGTGGACGCCGGATTTGCAGTAATTGTGGTGCTAATTATCACCTTAAGTTCAGTCCACCTGAAAAAGATGGAATCTGTGATGTATGTGGTGGTAAGCTTTACCAGCGTGATGATGACAAAGAAGAGGTCATAAAACAAAGACTTGATACCTATAATAATCAGACAGCACCTTTAATCGACTACTATAAAAGGAAAGATATATTGGTAAATATTGATGGTACTGGTAATGTTGAAGATGTTTTTGAAGAAATACGTGGTGTACTTGACAACCTGTAA